In one Pseudomonadota bacterium genomic region, the following are encoded:
- the dctP gene encoding TRAP transporter substrate-binding protein DctP produces the protein MNICSGIKFIGLLLLACLLFIGPAHGVEKGVVIKLATLAPEGNSWVKMLHALNTEVIKKTENKVQLKIYAGGVLGDENDMLRKMKIGQIQAAALTSASLSAIFKEINVLQIPFLFQNYDEVDLILEKMDTFLKKGFEDNGYVLLGFSEVGFVYLMSSTIPISSVADIKKGKVWIQEESHVAKAVFDAAKVTAIPLSIPDVLVGLQTGLVDVVYIPPSGAISLQWFTKVKYLTNVPLAYVAGAIVISKDAFNRLSPAYQAILLESSQRHLSQLKAITRNENQEATKVMVKQGVKIITPSKNQIDELRQLSNDAMGRISGKAFSRTTVDDVTSQLTNYRKGVK, from the coding sequence ATGAACATTTGCAGTGGAATCAAATTTATTGGGCTCTTGTTGCTGGCATGTCTTCTTTTTATCGGGCCGGCACACGGGGTTGAGAAAGGGGTTGTCATCAAGCTGGCCACCTTGGCCCCGGAGGGAAATTCCTGGGTTAAGATGCTCCATGCCTTAAATACTGAAGTGATAAAAAAGACCGAAAACAAGGTTCAGCTTAAGATTTATGCCGGAGGAGTGCTGGGCGATGAGAATGATATGCTTCGAAAGATGAAGATTGGCCAAATTCAGGCTGCAGCCCTGACCTCAGCAAGCCTATCAGCGATATTTAAAGAGATCAATGTCCTGCAAATCCCTTTTCTCTTTCAAAATTACGATGAAGTCGACCTCATTTTGGAAAAAATGGATACATTTCTCAAGAAGGGCTTTGAAGATAATGGATACGTACTCTTGGGTTTTTCCGAGGTAGGGTTTGTCTATCTCATGTCCTCCACTATTCCTATCTCCAGCGTAGCGGACATCAAAAAGGGAAAGGTCTGGATCCAGGAAGAATCTCACGTGGCCAAGGCAGTCTTCGATGCGGCCAAAGTGACGGCCATTCCTCTTTCTATTCCTGATGTTTTAGTGGGTCTCCAAACCGGTTTAGTGGATGTTGTTTATATTCCTCCCTCCGGGGCCATCTCGCTCCAGTGGTTTACTAAAGTGAAATACCTGACAAATGTTCCCCTTGCCTATGTGGCAGGCGCTATCGTCATCAGTAAAGATGCATTTAACCGTTTGTCGCCTGCCTATCAGGCTATTCTCCTTGAGAGCTCCCAGCGTCATCTGAGCCAATTGAAGGCAATAACGCGAAATGAAAATCAGGAGGCAACCAAAGTAATGGTGAAGCAGGGGGTAAAGATCATAACCCCTTCAAAGAATCAGATTGATGAGCTCAGACAACTGTCTAATGATGCCATGGGCCGCATTAGCGGAAAAGCCTTTTCCCGGACAACCGTGGATGATGTAACTTCTCAGTTGACAAATTACCGGAAGGGAGTGAAATGA
- a CDS encoding nucleotidyltransferase domain-containing protein: protein MSRDDILSFLRDFKNRYGDRCGIISLGVFGSVARGEVRDDGDVDICIRTRTPDYFTNSPEGMERIRE, encoded by the coding sequence GTGAGCAGAGACGACATTTTATCTTTTTTGCGCGACTTTAAAAACAGGTACGGAGATAGGTGTGGCATCATTTCCCTTGGTGTCTTCGGATCGGTTGCTCGCGGTGAAGTGCGTGATGACGGCGACGTTGACATCTGCATCAGAACCAGAACGCCTGATTATTTTACAAATTCTCCCGAAGGCATGGAGAGGATAAGAGAATGA
- a CDS encoding TRAP transporter large permease subunit: MTLFFVICALFLLMLLGVPLFIVISGLTLCLLFSGHIDSSAMIIEMHRIATTPILVAIPLFTFAGYLLSESGAPRRLIRLSNAILGWLPGGVSMIALLTCAVFTALTGATGLTIIAMGGILFPAMLKGKYPEPFSLGLLTTSGTLGLLFPPSLPLILYAIVAKVRIDELFLGGILPGILLILLLALFCFNKAIAVKVPRTSFNVPEVFRAVKDSIWELPLPIVVLGGIYGGYFVVSEAAAITATYVLVVEVFIYRDIKWRELPKIMKKSMVLVGGILIILGAALGLTNYLIDAELPMRTLNFLKAHITSPFLFLIMLNFFLLAVGCIMGMFPALTVVVPLITPVAQAYGIHPIHLGIIFLTNLEIGASIPPLGINLFISSIRFNKPILSLYFASLPFIGILLIGLAIITYLPWLSLAFLK; this comes from the coding sequence ATGACCCTCTTTTTCGTTATTTGTGCCCTTTTTCTTTTGATGCTTCTTGGCGTTCCCCTTTTTATCGTTATTTCCGGCCTGACCCTCTGTTTGCTGTTTTCCGGTCACATTGACTCCTCGGCCATGATCATCGAAATGCATCGAATAGCGACAACCCCAATCCTTGTCGCGATCCCCCTCTTCACCTTTGCCGGTTATCTTCTTTCCGAGAGCGGTGCGCCAAGGAGATTAATCAGACTTTCCAATGCAATATTAGGTTGGTTGCCCGGCGGGGTATCGATGATCGCGCTCCTCACCTGTGCTGTCTTTACCGCTCTCACAGGCGCGACAGGCCTCACTATCATAGCCATGGGGGGTATTCTCTTCCCTGCCATGTTAAAAGGAAAATACCCGGAACCATTCTCTCTCGGACTCTTAACCACATCAGGGACATTGGGTCTTCTCTTTCCCCCGAGCCTCCCTCTGATCCTTTATGCCATCGTGGCAAAGGTACGGATTGACGAACTGTTTCTGGGCGGCATTTTGCCTGGAATACTCCTGATTCTCCTCCTTGCCCTGTTTTGTTTCAACAAGGCGATTGCAGTCAAAGTTCCGCGCACCAGTTTCAACGTACCGGAGGTCTTCAGGGCAGTGAAGGATTCAATCTGGGAACTTCCGCTCCCTATTGTGGTCCTGGGAGGCATCTATGGCGGATACTTTGTGGTAAGTGAAGCAGCCGCTATTACCGCGACCTATGTGCTTGTGGTGGAGGTATTCATCTACAGAGATATTAAGTGGAGAGAGTTGCCGAAGATTATGAAAAAAAGCATGGTGCTGGTAGGGGGGATCCTGATCATCCTGGGAGCGGCCCTCGGTCTGACGAATTATTTAATCGATGCAGAACTCCCCATGAGGACATTGAATTTTCTAAAGGCCCATATTACGAGCCCCTTCCTTTTTCTTATCATGCTCAACTTCTTCCTTTTAGCGGTCGGGTGCATTATGGGCATGTTTCCCGCGCTGACCGTTGTAGTTCCCCTTATTACCCCTGTCGCCCAGGCCTATGGAATTCATCCTATTCACCTGGGGATCATCTTCCTGACTAATCTGGAGATCGGGGCCTCCATACCCCCCCTGGGGATCAACCTCTTCATCTCCAGCATCCGCTTCAACAAACCGATATTAAGCCTCTACTTTGCTTCACTTCCATTCATCGGCATCCTTCTCATCGGCCTTGCGATCATCACCTATCTTCCCTGGCTGAGCCTTGCCTTCTTAAAATAA
- a CDS encoding omptin family outer membrane protease has product MWIKIYNIPGTHIYGPPFLLSMLCLAILLVLHVMASIVYAYEKEETVLPVSKETSAFQKEGTVQFFEHLSLGVKVKRLLNSHTSYEFGNPYPPYQAPLSKLEFPLDSWWGGGVMRLNFPRFSMGAEVLTNALGDVGGRFRDSDWEDDNNITMKTTYSVSRCRMEPSYMTQGDIDMEVSDWLGLPSWFSLRPMIGLRYQYFRLVAHNGIQYDLWTGKPNINMPQNGIRFKQTYWQYFIGVRSGTDLGQYVGVPDLKFNAQLNWAYVEGSNEDTHLLRNGGKRFTYEDTYGDAWYASIGLKKGLTKNLSLSAEMDYLRIYTTGSHRWLIRSEGFDVSCGNGVKVWSDQIGLSLTLQYSF; this is encoded by the coding sequence ATGTGGATCAAGATATATAATATTCCGGGAACACATATCTACGGCCCGCCGTTTTTGTTGAGCATGTTATGCCTCGCTATTCTTCTTGTTCTTCATGTTATGGCTTCAATAGTTTACGCCTATGAAAAAGAAGAGACCGTACTACCTGTAAGTAAAGAAACCTCGGCTTTCCAAAAAGAAGGAACTGTCCAGTTTTTTGAGCATCTCTCGCTGGGTGTAAAAGTAAAGCGCCTCTTAAACAGCCACACCTCCTACGAATTCGGCAACCCCTATCCTCCCTATCAGGCACCTCTCAGCAAGTTGGAGTTTCCACTGGACTCGTGGTGGGGCGGGGGAGTGATGAGGTTGAATTTTCCCAGGTTCTCCATGGGCGCTGAAGTGCTCACAAATGCCCTGGGGGATGTCGGCGGGCGTTTCAGAGATTCTGATTGGGAGGATGACAATAACATTACCATGAAAACCACCTATAGTGTTTCGAGATGCCGTATGGAGCCCAGTTACATGACCCAGGGTGATATAGATATGGAAGTCTCCGACTGGCTGGGGCTGCCTTCCTGGTTCAGTCTGCGCCCTATGATAGGACTACGTTATCAGTATTTCCGCCTGGTTGCCCACAACGGAATACAATACGACTTGTGGACAGGGAAGCCCAATATAAACATGCCGCAAAATGGCATCCGCTTTAAACAGACATACTGGCAATACTTTATAGGAGTACGTTCGGGTACAGACCTGGGACAATATGTTGGGGTACCAGACCTCAAATTCAATGCTCAATTGAACTGGGCTTACGTGGAAGGCAGCAACGAAGACACCCATCTGCTCAGAAATGGTGGTAAGCGGTTCACCTATGAGGATACGTATGGTGATGCATGGTATGCTTCTATCGGTCTGAAGAAAGGTTTGACAAAAAACCTCTCTTTGAGCGCCGAAATGGATTATCTCCGTATATATACAACCGGTTCACATCGCTGGTTAATCCGTTCCGAAGGCTTTGACGTAAGCTGTGGTAACGGGGTCAAGGTCTGGTCGGATCAGATAGGTCTCTCACTGACCCTGCAATATAGTTTTTAA
- the acsC gene encoding acetyl-CoA decarbonylase/synthase complex subunit gamma — protein MALSGIQIFKLLPKTNCGECKFPTCLAFAMGLAAAKAELDACPHVSDEARDQLSDASAPPIRQVSIGIGDYGIKIGGETVMFRHEKTFFNKPGIAILISDSMDDDEVDKRFSRPGQFQYERVGLTLRPELFALKETGNKEKFLNMVKKACTESYGIILISGDPAIMKEALEIAKDRKPLIYAATGANYEVFGNLAKEYACPLAVKGQGIEEVAGLTDKLTGMGLKDLVIDTATRTLKEGFHEQIIIRRAALLSKFKPLGFPTITFPCEMTGDVMKEALIASTFIAKYAGIIVLSDFSGESLFPLLLQRLNIYTDPQRPMTTKEGIYPINNPGEDSPVLVTCNFSLTYFIVSGEIENSRVPAWLCVMDTEGLSVMTAWAAGKFVGDTVGAFIKKCDITEKITHKKVIIPGYSAAILGDLEEELPGWEILIGPREAAHLPAYLKTWKT, from the coding sequence ATGGCGCTTTCCGGAATACAGATATTTAAGCTTCTTCCAAAGACAAATTGTGGTGAATGCAAGTTCCCTACCTGTCTTGCTTTTGCCATGGGGCTTGCAGCAGCGAAGGCCGAGCTCGATGCATGTCCCCATGTATCCGATGAGGCAAGGGATCAGCTTTCTGATGCGAGTGCTCCTCCCATAAGGCAGGTATCGATTGGAATTGGAGATTATGGGATAAAAATAGGCGGCGAGACGGTTATGTTCAGGCATGAAAAGACGTTTTTTAATAAGCCTGGCATTGCTATTCTCATCAGCGACAGCATGGATGATGACGAGGTAGATAAAAGATTCTCAAGGCCTGGACAATTTCAATATGAGAGGGTCGGGTTAACATTGAGACCGGAACTTTTTGCCCTGAAGGAAACGGGAAATAAAGAAAAATTTCTTAATATGGTGAAAAAGGCCTGTACCGAATCTTATGGCATTATCCTTATATCAGGTGACCCGGCCATAATGAAAGAGGCTCTGGAGATTGCGAAGGACAGGAAGCCCCTCATTTATGCAGCCACTGGAGCTAATTACGAGGTATTCGGTAATCTTGCAAAGGAATATGCCTGTCCTTTAGCCGTGAAAGGGCAAGGGATTGAAGAGGTGGCAGGCTTAACTGATAAGCTGACCGGAATGGGTTTGAAAGATCTGGTGATCGATACCGCAACACGCACATTAAAAGAAGGCTTCCACGAGCAGATAATCATTCGCAGGGCTGCCCTTTTGAGTAAATTTAAACCATTAGGGTTTCCTACCATTACCTTTCCCTGCGAAATGACGGGTGATGTTATGAAAGAGGCGTTAATTGCATCCACGTTTATCGCCAAGTATGCAGGCATCATTGTGCTGAGCGATTTTTCGGGCGAGTCTCTTTTTCCTCTTCTCCTCCAGAGGTTGAACATATATACGGATCCGCAGAGACCTATGACTACGAAGGAGGGCATCTATCCAATCAACAACCCCGGTGAGGATTCTCCTGTTTTGGTAACGTGCAATTTTTCACTCACGTATTTTATTGTCAGTGGTGAAATAGAGAATTCGAGGGTACCGGCATGGCTTTGCGTCATGGATACTGAAGGCTTGTCGGTAATGACAGCATGGGCAGCAGGAAAGTTTGTCGGCGATACTGTAGGAGCCTTTATAAAAAAATGCGACATTACCGAAAAAATAACGCATAAAAAGGTTATTATCCCTGGCTATTCTGCGGCAATACTGGGAGACCTTGAAGAAGAACTTCCAGGATGGGAAATCCTTATTGGTCCAAGGGAAGCGGCACACCTACCCGCTTATCTTAAGACATGGAAAACATAA
- a CDS encoding cupin domain-containing protein, whose amino-acid sequence MKNLFKNLPESVQKEVFEVIIENKDIRLERIISCGHATPPGEWYDQNSDEWVFLLQGSAGLCFEDEKHTRTMKPGDYIHIPARKRHRVEWTDPTQKTIWLALHCKAKKAGI is encoded by the coding sequence ATGAAAAATCTTTTTAAAAACCTCCCTGAGTCCGTTCAGAAAGAAGTATTTGAAGTGATTATCGAAAACAAAGATATCAGGCTTGAAAGAATAATATCCTGTGGCCATGCAACCCCGCCAGGGGAGTGGTATGACCAGAATAGCGATGAATGGGTGTTTTTGCTTCAGGGCAGCGCCGGATTATGTTTTGAAGATGAAAAGCATACAAGGACCATGAAGCCCGGTGATTATATCCATATTCCTGCCCGTAAACGACATAGAGTTGAATGGACTGACCCGACGCAGAAGACCATATGGCTGGCGTTACATTGTAAAGCTAAGAAGGCAGGTATATAA
- a CDS encoding TRAP transporter TatT component family protein: MSKSAFQQSDLKLVREGIPAYLMLMDGMIESVPDNEQLLINAAQIYSSFATAFMEETDPEYAKLLYGRARHYSLRSLEIRGLKDPAQSLFDDFREGVKACGKKDVPYLFWAATSWGNWIKLNLDSMEALAELPRVELMMKKVLELDEGFYYGGPHIFMGIWFASWPRDAGGDLEKAQKHFQRALEMGQGKFLMTYVYYANFYARQAIDKDLFVSTLQKVLDTPVDILPEVTLLNAVARKKAADLLNHKEEIFE; encoded by the coding sequence GTGTCAAAATCTGCCTTTCAACAATCTGACCTTAAGCTGGTCCGTGAAGGAATTCCCGCCTATCTGATGTTGATGGACGGCATGATCGAGTCGGTGCCGGACAATGAGCAGTTGCTCATCAATGCTGCTCAGATCTATTCTTCCTTTGCCACGGCCTTTATGGAGGAAACCGATCCGGAGTATGCAAAGCTGCTCTACGGGAGGGCAAGGCATTACTCTCTGCGATCCTTGGAGATAAGGGGGCTCAAGGACCCTGCTCAGAGCCTCTTTGACGATTTCAGGGAAGGTGTGAAGGCCTGCGGCAAGAAAGATGTCCCCTATTTGTTTTGGGCAGCCACCTCCTGGGGAAACTGGATCAAGTTGAACCTGGATTCGATGGAGGCCCTGGCTGAGCTTCCAAGGGTTGAACTGATGATGAAAAAGGTACTCGAACTCGACGAAGGTTTTTATTATGGCGGGCCTCACATCTTTATGGGGATATGGTTTGCCTCCTGGCCCAGAGACGCCGGCGGAGACCTGGAAAAGGCTCAAAAACATTTTCAGAGGGCTTTAGAGATGGGGCAGGGCAAATTTTTAATGACTTATGTCTATTATGCAAACTTTTACGCACGGCAGGCCATCGACAAAGACCTTTTCGTTTCAACCCTTCAGAAGGTTCTGGATACTCCTGTTGATATATTGCCGGAGGTAACACTCCTTAATGCGGTTGCCAGGAAAAAGGCAGCGGACCTGTTGAATCATAAAGAGGAAATTTTCGAATAG
- a CDS encoding dihydropteroate synthase — protein sequence MLLIGENLNVISRKIGDALRQRDPVPIKEMALAQAKAGMDMIDINLGPARKEGPELMEWVVTTVQETVDLPLSLDTTNIEAMEAGLRAHRGKALINSISARPERIKSLMPLAGKYNAGFIGLTLGVEGIPRDANERGLLAAQLIAEAASYRIPEEDIWFDPIVLPINTQQIQVQGCTEFVMMLTDLAPDSKSTCGLSNVSNGAPAHLRGILNRTYLIMIKRYGMYSAIVDAFDAELKSIAKDERPEIESLVYRIMDGDSIDMSVLSKEQAYYVKTAKVLLGQTLYSDSWLEL from the coding sequence ATGTTGTTAATCGGTGAAAACCTTAATGTTATATCCAGAAAGATCGGTGATGCCTTAAGGCAGAGAGACCCCGTACCGATAAAAGAGATGGCCCTTGCCCAGGCAAAGGCAGGTATGGATATGATTGATATAAACCTTGGTCCGGCAAGGAAAGAAGGGCCGGAACTGATGGAATGGGTGGTAACGACCGTCCAGGAAACGGTTGATCTTCCCCTCTCCCTTGATACTACGAATATTGAGGCTATGGAGGCGGGCCTGCGTGCGCACAGAGGGAAGGCGCTCATTAATTCCATATCTGCACGGCCTGAGCGAATCAAGTCACTTATGCCCCTTGCCGGGAAATATAACGCAGGTTTTATCGGACTTACGCTCGGGGTAGAGGGTATACCAAGAGACGCCAATGAGAGAGGCTTGCTGGCAGCACAGCTTATTGCAGAGGCGGCAAGTTATAGAATACCGGAAGAAGATATCTGGTTTGACCCGATTGTGCTTCCGATTAATACCCAGCAGATACAGGTTCAGGGTTGCACTGAATTCGTTATGATGCTTACAGACCTTGCACCCGACTCAAAGTCCACCTGTGGGCTCTCAAATGTATCAAACGGAGCCCCTGCTCATCTCAGGGGGATTTTAAACAGGACCTACCTTATCATGATCAAACGATACGGCATGTATTCTGCTATTGTCGATGCCTTTGATGCGGAACTGAAGTCAATTGCAAAAGATGAAAGGCCTGAGATTGAGAGCCTTGTATATAGAATAATGGACGGAGACAGTATTGATATGTCTGTGCTTTCGAAGGAACAGGCTTATTATGTAAAAACAGCCAAAGTCCTCCTCGGGCAGACCCTTTATTCCGATTCCTGGCTGGAACTTTAA
- a CDS encoding peptide chain release factor 3, translating to MENAVDISPRNGSRQAQIERRRTFGIISHPDAGKTTLTEKLLLFGGAIQMAGSVKARKTGLHTTSDWMSIEQERGISVTSSVMKFNYRGYEINLLDTPGHQDFSEDTYRVLTAVDSAVMVIDNVKGVEPQTRKLMEVCRMRNTPILTFINKLDREGMPPLDILADIEETLQIECAPMSWPIGMGKSFKGTYDLYRRELTLFTPGEDYLTDGMVTIHDIEDPFLDETLGSQAEVLRENVALLEGAANPFNLQDFLNGSQTPVFFGSAINNFGVRELLDVFVEIAPAPLPRPTTTRMVSPGEDAFSGFVFKIQANMDPAHRDRLAFMRICSGCFSRGMRVRHHRIGKDILVSNPLIFMAQEREFVEKAWPGDIIGIYNHGTIKIGDTFSEKEPLKYIGIPNFAPEHFRRVHLKSALKAKQLKKGLLQLAEEGAVQLFRPVMDNTYVLGAVGVLQFDVAIARLKAEYGVDAVYETVGYITARWVNSDNKKRLATFEKTNRTNLALDIDGNLTYLATSEWRLELAVKEWPEITFMKTREHD from the coding sequence ATGGAAAACGCGGTTGATATATCACCAAGGAACGGGTCCCGTCAGGCTCAGATAGAGCGTCGTCGCACCTTCGGTATCATAAGCCATCCTGATGCGGGTAAAACCACCCTGACGGAAAAACTATTGCTTTTTGGCGGGGCCATCCAGATGGCAGGTTCCGTCAAGGCACGCAAGACCGGCCTTCACACCACCAGCGACTGGATGTCCATCGAGCAGGAGCGCGGCATTTCGGTCACAAGTTCAGTGATGAAATTCAATTATCGGGGTTATGAGATCAACCTGCTTGACACACCGGGCCACCAGGATTTCTCTGAAGACACTTACCGGGTGTTGACCGCTGTTGACAGCGCGGTCATGGTCATCGACAACGTCAAGGGGGTCGAGCCCCAAACCCGTAAGCTGATGGAGGTCTGCCGGATGCGCAATACCCCGATCCTGACCTTCATCAATAAACTCGATCGCGAGGGCATGCCTCCTCTGGATATCCTTGCTGATATAGAGGAGACCCTGCAGATCGAGTGTGCACCGATGTCCTGGCCCATCGGTATGGGCAAGAGCTTCAAGGGCACCTACGATCTTTACCGAAGAGAACTGACCCTTTTTACCCCCGGCGAAGATTATCTTACCGATGGCATGGTGACCATTCACGACATCGAAGATCCTTTTCTTGATGAAACATTGGGTAGCCAGGCGGAGGTGTTGCGTGAGAATGTGGCCCTGCTCGAGGGAGCTGCAAACCCCTTCAACCTGCAGGACTTCCTCAATGGGAGTCAAACACCGGTCTTTTTCGGCAGCGCGATCAACAATTTCGGTGTGCGGGAACTGCTCGATGTCTTTGTGGAGATCGCCCCTGCCCCGCTGCCGCGACCGACCACCACACGAATGGTGTCACCCGGTGAGGATGCCTTTTCTGGTTTTGTATTTAAAATACAGGCCAATATGGATCCGGCTCACCGCGACCGTCTCGCCTTTATGCGCATATGCTCAGGCTGTTTTTCTCGGGGCATGCGGGTCCGTCATCATCGCATAGGCAAGGATATACTTGTTTCTAACCCACTCATCTTCATGGCCCAGGAGAGGGAGTTTGTTGAGAAGGCCTGGCCGGGAGACATAATCGGCATTTACAACCATGGCACGATCAAGATCGGCGACACGTTTTCGGAGAAGGAGCCCCTCAAATACATCGGTATTCCAAATTTCGCCCCGGAACATTTCCGGAGAGTACATTTAAAATCAGCCCTGAAGGCAAAGCAGCTCAAAAAAGGCCTGCTCCAACTGGCCGAAGAGGGAGCAGTGCAATTGTTCCGTCCGGTGATGGACAACACATATGTCCTTGGGGCGGTGGGTGTTCTTCAGTTCGATGTTGCGATCGCGAGGCTTAAGGCCGAGTATGGCGTCGACGCAGTTTATGAAACAGTTGGTTACATTACCGCCCGTTGGGTAAACAGCGATAATAAGAAACGACTGGCCACTTTTGAAAAGACGAATCGGACGAATCTGGCGCTTGATATAGATGGTAATCTGACATACCTTGCGACCAGTGAATGGCGGCTCGAACTTGCGGTTAAAGAATGGCCGGAGATCACTTTTATGAAAACCCGTGAACATGACTAA
- a CDS encoding TRAP transporter small permease, with protein sequence MTDQWERIDEVIGRVEQILLVILLSALILIAFSQIILRNLFSTGIAWGDALVRGLVLWTGFIGATIAVREGKHICIDVFARWLSPKGKGVVAIIINAFSFLVCCFLTFAALKFINNEFQMKSVIFLGIPSWVSEIILPVTFGIMALRYFFYFLKSILIVHQQEREG encoded by the coding sequence ATGACGGATCAATGGGAACGGATCGATGAAGTCATCGGTCGGGTGGAGCAGATTCTCCTTGTAATCCTGTTAAGCGCCCTTATTCTCATCGCCTTTTCTCAGATTATACTTCGAAACCTTTTTTCTACCGGTATTGCCTGGGGAGATGCCCTTGTCCGGGGCCTCGTTTTATGGACAGGATTTATCGGGGCTACTATTGCAGTACGGGAAGGCAAACACATTTGCATCGATGTGTTTGCCCGATGGTTATCGCCGAAGGGAAAGGGGGTTGTTGCAATTATTATCAATGCCTTTTCGTTTTTGGTTTGCTGTTTCCTGACCTTTGCCGCCCTGAAATTTATTAATAATGAGTTCCAGATGAAGAGTGTAATCTTCCTGGGAATTCCGTCCTGGGTCTCCGAAATCATTCTTCCTGTTACCTTCGGCATAATGGCCTTACGATATTTTTTTTATTTCCTTAAGAGTATTCTCATAGTTCACCAGCAGGAAAGAGAAGGATGA